atttaggaagATGATTTCACGTTACACATAGTCTGTCCACTTTGTCAGCAAAGTAAGgctctttttaaattatgagaAGATTTTTGTGCATGTTTCCCCTCTAAAAAACATCTGTAAGTGATTTTAGCTGTAAAATGTTTGACGAttgtgaagaaaagaaaaaacaaacaaacaaacaaaaaaaaaatcaaaaaaataaagaccaggcttcctaaaaaataaaataaaccaaagaaaatCCCTCTAAATCTACAGCAATATTTTAACTGGAAAAAGGTCCATTTTCTCTGGTTCGTCAGTATAAAAGGTtcctttatttatatttatttcagtttttaggATGCAAGTCGATCTTGCTCATCTTCTCATGTATGGTCCATTAAGAGACTGCTTGGGCACCCCAGCAGCGTTCATGTAGCTGTGATGGGAGGGACCAGTGTACATCATGTTCCCGTGAGGGTTTGGCTGCATAGGCTGCTGGGTATAGGCCTGGCTCCCCATCATTCCCATCTGCATCTGCATAGGATACTGTGCTGTCTGGTTCATGTAGGCAGGATTGCTGTGGTAGCTGCTGTTCATCATGGGCTGCGTCATCCTGTAGCTGTTCATGGCGTTCAGGTTCATGTTCATGGAGTTGACGTTGTAGGGCGCCGCGGGCATCAGGTTGACGCCCATGTTCATGCCGCGCTGCACGGCCAAGGTCCGGGGCCCGGCCTGCATGGCCACGGCCGGGGGGCTGCGGCCgtacagctgctgctggtgggcgctggcagagggcaggggcGCCGATTTGGAGCGGATGGAGATGTGCCCCTTGACGGGCATctgcccctgcagcctctgcGTGTGCGGGATGCCGATGTTGGTGGCCGACATGTtgcactggagcagaggggaCGTGAGGTTCATGGTGGTGGAGGCCAGGTTGGGTGGGGGCGTCATGGTGGCTTGTGCTTGTGGGGTGCCGGCCAGGGGGTGAGAAGGAGCCAGCTGAGCCAGCCCTGTGTTGGAGAGAGAAACGCTGGTTGCATAGGAAGTCACAGCAGGAGAATGGCTATAAGGCATGGCATGAGGGTCCATTATGGTGTTTGTCAGCTGCTGCAACTTGGCTAAACTGAACGTGGCTGATGGTTGTGAATAGCTCCCGGCACCAAAATCCCCTGGAATCCTCTCGTAGATGCTTATGTTACCAGTGCTGCCTGACTCGGGTATTTCCATGATCATAGGTGCTGGGGTGAAGCTGTTGTTCATGCTACACTGAGATAATGGAGGTTGCTGCTGGGGTGGAggtgggggctgtggctgctgggactgaggctgctgctgctgtggctgtgttgTTGGTTGCTGGTTACTCGGGGGCCTTTCTACTACACAGCTCTGAGGTGACTTGATATTACAGTTAGCTGCAGGCTGGACACTGTTTTGCTGCATCATGCTGCAACTGCTGCCAATGTTTGCCATTTGCTGAGTGACAACACAACTGTTCTGAGTGAGGCTGCTGGAAGAAGACAGTCCTCCGTACgaacagctgctctgggaagagTTATTTCCACAAATGCTGCCTCCCATCGTGGAGTCATAGCTGCTGGGGTTTTCATAATTCTCTGTAGTGCTCTCAATGCTGCCAAGGTCACTGAAGCCACTATCCACCACCTGCTGGGAGTGGTCCGATACTGAAGGCACATCCATCATGGGGCTGGTCTCCATGTTCTGCATAGAGGGTGCGGACAGGgatccttgctcagggctgatCTGGGTGTAGCTGCTCTCCAGAGCAGGCACGTTTGGGCTGCTGACAGAACGCACGGACTGGCTGGGGTGGGACTGAACAGAGGATATTGGACTGTTGTGTTCTGAGGCCTGGCAATCTTCAACCATTGATATCTGAGGATCCTCCTCAGTCTGGGTATAGCTCTGCAAAGTCTGACAAGCTGCAAGAGTTTCTTCACAGTCCTGGTAGGCTACATCGTGCTCATTGCTTTCCTCCTGTGTCAAGGACTGGACTGCTTGAACAGTTTCAAGATCTAGTTCACTATGAGGaatctcctcctcttcctttaATTCAATTAACCCCTCTTTATTACTTTGCTCTTCTTCGTGATCATCTTCAGACCCAGGGACGTGCTCTGAGCCCACTGATGTCTCGTTGGAAGCCTGCTCTTCCTCAGAATCTGCCTCTgcttcatctttttcttttgcatcttCTCTACTGCTTGGGATGCTTGTTTCTAAAAAACATTCTTGCACCTGAGGCTCCTCCTTCACCCCTTCTTTAACAGGCTGTTCCTccaattcttttttcttcaaagaCTCTGGATGaccatcatcttcatcatcagCGTCGTGATCTTCGTTTTGATTTGTCACTACTGCaacttcctcttcttcctcatggTCATGTTCAGGTTCATCTAAttcttgctgctcttcttcTGATTGCCTCTGCTCTTCTAAAATCCGTGGCTTCTCCTCTACTTCCTCTTCTATCTCAGGTTCTTTGACTTCTGGCACTGGACTGCTGTTGCTGTCCACAGGAGAAACTGCTCTTACTTCACTGCTGGCTATGtcttcctcttctccctctcctaCCTCTTCTGCTTCCATATTCAcatcttcctctttcctttcctcgGTCAGAGGCAGGTCCTTCTGCTCAACACATTCTTCCTTATCTGAAATTTTGGCTTTACGCCCTGGTTTTGAATTGGCTGCCACTTCATCAACTATTTCATCCTGAGCTGACAGTGGCACCTCTTCCCGGTTCATTTTAAATCCTGGTTTTCTACCAGGCCTTTTCTTCCAGTGGACTGGTTTTCGGCTTTTCCCTTTTGGCCATCCCTTCTTCTTTTTCACAGGTGTGGAAGTATCTGGCTCAAGTGAAGAATCTTTTGCTTCACTATTCCTCAGCATAGATAATGGTTTCAAGGGTGGGTTACCTGAAAATACAAATTGAAAGAAACTGTTCAAACATTTTTTGTTTGACCTAAGCATTCATGGAAGCCTTCCCAACATGTTTATCAACTTCAATATCAGCTTAGAAATTTATTGGAATGACAGATGTGACTTCTGAATTGTTAGTGGATTCTAAGCAAGCAGTCAcaaccaaattattttatttgatgaACTGAAGGTTCAGAGAACTTTGGAGAGATATGAGAAGCTGAGAGGGTGAACATGCAATGTGATGAAGAAGAGGATGTCAGAAGaggcaatttaatatttccCTTTGTTATGGAAAACTGGGGGCTTGCCAGgtcatttccattttatttctgtaagtGACTCTGCTGCACAGTTTTTCCACAATCACAGATAATAATTCCATTAGGAAAGCTGAATCAAAAGGATAGCCTGGGATCAGGTCATTGCCAATAAGAAAGTTAAATGTTTTCATAAAACTAGGGAATGTCTGAGGTTAGTTGGATTGCTAATTTATGCCCAACCTACATTTCAGCTGGAAGTTACAAGCCAAagaaagcagctgcttttgtcATGAACTGTTATCATCCAACACAAACTACCAAACTTTCATTAGTGCACCACCATACATACCACTATTGTCATCAGACTCCTCTTCATCTCTGGACTTCCTCTTAGAGGAGGGTCTGTGCCTGAGTGTGTCTGGTTGGGCTAAGTGCTGAAAGTATCCACTGGATGAAAGTTCACTCTCctcttcttcatcctcctcctcctcctcttcctcctcctcaatCTCAAAGGTAGGCTCTAATTGAGGCATTGGTCGTTCAGAGTCTGAGTCCTCAAATGGTTCATCCAGCACTTCTGTGGTTTCTGAGATTGTTTCAGTGACAACGCTGCTGTTGTGGTGCTTGCGCTTGCGGACCCGCCTCTTCCGATGGAGAATTGGTTTCTGAAAGTGCAAGGTGGGAAAAGAGAAGATATTTTACCATGTGCAGTGGAAATGAAACACCAGATAAATACAGAACATGAACAGCAGAGAGCTCCCTTCTAGAATCCAGAATTCACTAGAAATATTGTCTGGCACCTGCCACTAGTTAGAATTTAAGCAGCTGAAGCTAAGAACCCATCTGTAACAGCTGGAACTTTAAACACAGTACAAAACAGATGTGAATAGGTGCAAAAGAGAGGAGAGAACATTTTAGTGAAGAAAGGATTTGTTTAGACACACTGATAGAATTCACATTTCCACGGTAAGTAATTTCAAAGACTTTACACTCTGACTTCAGTTGTTTAGAGAGCATTTGTGTTTTGCAAGTTTCTTTCAAAACTGTATCTGTTTCTATTCTGCATGACTGAGAAAAATGTCAATAACtaagttagaaaaaaaaatctaaagcaCAAGATTGAGgctggactcaaaaacccctcaaactCCTACCTCTGATTCACCAAAAACCAAGAGTAGAAAGAGCCAGCAGGAAGTACCCTGGAACACTGAACATTGTGTGCTCCCTGTACACTCAATACAGACCTTGTGAACTGAACCAGACAGACAAAACTGACAGGATAACAGCCTCAAAGAACAAGAAATAAGGCACAAACCTTTCGTTTCAATGTTGGCTTGGTGAGAACAGGTGGAGAGCTTGATCTAGGACTCACAGGCTCATCATCTTCCTCTTCACTGCTCTCACTGAAACACCTCAGGAGTCCCCTGTCACCGTCACTGTAGCGCCGGGGTAATCTGTCGCAGTCCTCTGGGAATCTACATTTCAGTGGCTCCGTGTTCTTTTTCAACTGGCCCCTCCACCTCTCCACAGTTTCACTGTGCTGCCGATGGGGAACTGCAGATTTTTCACCTTTGCCATACTGtccctgggaagctgcagaTTTTTCATCATCCTCAGCGTAGCGGCCTCTGGAGGCTGGAGATTTCTCCTCACATTCCCCACACCTTCCTTGCAAGGCCACTGACTTCTCCTCACAGTCACTGCACCTGCCTCGTGAGGCTGTTGACTTTTCCTCACACTCACTGCACCTtccactgggagctgctgttttttcctccaTGGGCAACGCTGGCTCCTTCTCACAAAAGGGCTCGTGAACTTTTTTGCTCTTGCGGTTCCATCGACCTCTTCGTGATGGCTGACTGTTTGCAGGAAGACTATCCAGGGAAAAAATGTGCTTGTTTGGTCGTGTAGAATTGGCTGGAGCAACGATGTCTGGCTTTTTTTCACTCTCTGGTGGTGAGTAAGGctcttgctctttcttctcccatGACACGGATTTTACCATCTgattgaaataaaaacaaatagaTTTCACCCTTCTGATTTCAGCATAAATGTCTATCATGAATTTGATTCCATAAAAGTGTTtgagaaaaaaggcagaaaagttTAACAAAAGTGACTTTTAGAAATCCAGGATTAAAAAAAGATTTGACCTTTAAGAGATTCATGTAGTGCTAATTGCTACTCCTTTCCTCAGAGGTGATAATTTACCTCACTTAGCTTCCCAACAAGTCACTTCAGTGGTGTGTCAGAATGCTGACTTCACCTTGCTACATTCAAACACAATATTTATgcaattttcaagaaaaaagtgagaaaaaactTGAAGCtactttttcattaaaatgcacCATTAGTTTAATGTAAATACAGTAACAGCAGATAATTTGCCTCTTAGTATTCTACTCAGTGCTCACCACCTGATGCAAGAGTGCCACCCCTTCAAGGATTGCTCTCTAGACTATGCCTTGATGCTTTCTTGAGTTTTATTTTCTAATCTGAAACCATAAAGATACATAAACTGACAATGACTGCACTGCTTTTTATGATTATGACAAAGGCACAGGCTTCACATTTGAAATCTTGTCAGCTCTGCCTCCAAAAGCATTAAGTATAAACCACATGCCACACAGAAATAAGAGATTCACTCTTACACTGGTCTCTGgatccttttctttctgcttt
The Ammospiza caudacuta isolate bAmmCau1 chromosome 26, bAmmCau1.pri, whole genome shotgun sequence genome window above contains:
- the KAT6A gene encoding histone acetyltransferase KAT6A isoform X1; protein product: MVKLANPLYTEWILEAIKKVKKQKQRPSEERICNAVSSSHGLDRKTVLEQLELSVKDGTILKVSNKGLNSYKDPDNPGRIALPKPRNHGKLDGKPNVDWNKLIKRAIEGLAESSGSSLKNIERFLKGQKDVAALFGGGAASIFHQQLRLAVKRAVGHGRLLKDGPLYQLNTKATTNAEGKESFESLSCLPPVCLLPHEKDKPVAEPIPICSFCLGTKEQNREKKPEELISCADCGNSGHPSCLKFSPELTVRVKALRWQCIECKTCSSCRDQGKNADNMLFCDSCDRGFHMECCDPPLTRMPKGMWICQICRPRKKGRKLLQKKAAQIKRRYANPIGRPKNRLKNQNTTSKGPFSKVRTGPGRGRKRKMALSNQSASSEGAFLEQTDVLDFCRDGSNTLKFNKKTKGLIDGLTKFFTPSPDGRKARGEVVDYSQQYRIRKKGTRKSSTSEWPTDNQDGWDGKQETEERFFGGQDVLNEKDMELFRDIQEQALQKVGVTGPPDPQVRCPSVIEFGKYEIQTWYSSPYPQEYSRLPKLYLCEFCLKYMKSRTILQQHMKKCGWFHPPANEIYRKNNISVFEVDGNVSTIYCQNLCLLAKLFLDHKTLYYDVEPFLFYVLTQNDVKGCHLVGYFSKEKHCQQKYNVSCIMILPQYQRKGYGRFLIDFSYLLSKREGQAGSPEKPLSDLGRLSYMAYWKSVILECLYHQRDKQLSIKKLSKLTGICPQDITSTLHHLRMLDFRSDQFVIIRREKLIQEHMAKLRTNVRPIDVDAECLRWTPVIVSNSVVSEDEEEETEDGENEEQQKQKEKDPETSMVKSVSWEKKEQEPYSPPESEKKPDIVAPANSTRPNKHIFSLDSLPANSQPSRRGRWNRKSKKVHEPFCEKEPALPMEEKTAAPSGRCSECEEKSTASRGRCSDCEEKSVALQGRCGECEEKSPASRGRYAEDDEKSAASQGQYGKGEKSAVPHRQHSETVERWRGQLKKNTEPLKCRFPEDCDRLPRRYSDGDRGLLRCFSESSEEEDDEPVSPRSSSPPVLTKPTLKRKKPILHRKRRVRKRKHHNSSVVTETISETTEVLDEPFEDSDSERPMPQLEPTFEIEEEEEEEEEDEEEESELSSSGYFQHLAQPDTLRHRPSSKRKSRDEEESDDNSGNPPLKPLSMLRNSEAKDSSLEPDTSTPVKKKKGWPKGKSRKPVHWKKRPGRKPGFKMNREEVPLSAQDEIVDEVAANSKPGRKAKISDKEECVEQKDLPLTEERKEEDVNMEAEEVGEGEEEDIASSEVRAVSPVDSNSSPVPEVKEPEIEEEVEEKPRILEEQRQSEEEQQELDEPEHDHEEEEEVAVVTNQNEDHDADDEDDGHPESLKKKELEEQPVKEGVKEEPQVQECFLETSIPSSREDAKEKDEAEADSEEEQASNETSVGSEHVPGSEDDHEEEQSNKEGLIELKEEEEIPHSELDLETVQAVQSLTQEESNEHDVAYQDCEETLAACQTLQSYTQTEEDPQISMVEDCQASEHNSPISSVQSHPSQSVRSVSSPNVPALESSYTQISPEQGSLSAPSMQNMETSPMMDVPSVSDHSQQVVDSGFSDLGSIESTTENYENPSSYDSTMGGSICGNNSSQSSCSYGGLSSSSSLTQNSCVVTQQMANIGSSCSMMQQNSVQPAANCNIKSPQSCVVERPPSNQQPTTQPQQQQPQSQQPQPPPPPQQQPPLSQCSMNNSFTPAPMIMEIPESGSTGNISIYERIPGDFGAGSYSQPSATFSLAKLQQLTNTIMDPHAMPYSHSPAVTSYATSVSLSNTGLAQLAPSHPLAGTPQAQATMTPPPNLASTTMNLTSPLLQCNMSATNIGIPHTQRLQGQMPVKGHISIRSKSAPLPSASAHQQQLYGRSPPAVAMQAGPRTLAVQRGMNMGVNLMPAAPYNVNSMNMNLNAMNSYRMTQPMMNSSYHSNPAYMNQTAQYPMQMQMGMMGSQAYTQQPMQPNPHGNMMYTGPSHHSYMNAAGVPKQSLNGPYMRR
- the KAT6A gene encoding histone acetyltransferase KAT6A isoform X2, with translation MWICQICRPRKKGRKLLQKKAAQIKRRYANPIGRPKNRLKNQNTTSKGPFSKVRTGPGRGRKRKMALSNQSASSEGAFLEQTDVLDFCRDGSNTLKFNKKTKGLIDGLTKFFTPSPDGRKARGEVVDYSQQYRIRKKGTRKSSTSEWPTDNQDGWDGKQETEERFFGGQDVLNEKDMELFRDIQEQALQKVGVTGPPDPQVRCPSVIEFGKYEIQTWYSSPYPQEYSRLPKLYLCEFCLKYMKSRTILQQHMKKCGWFHPPANEIYRKNNISVFEVDGNVSTIYCQNLCLLAKLFLDHKTLYYDVEPFLFYVLTQNDVKGCHLVGYFSKEKHCQQKYNVSCIMILPQYQRKGYGRFLIDFSYLLSKREGQAGSPEKPLSDLGRLSYMAYWKSVILECLYHQRDKQLSIKKLSKLTGICPQDITSTLHHLRMLDFRSDQFVIIRREKLIQEHMAKLRTNVRPIDVDAECLRWTPVIVSNSVVSEDEEEETEDGENEEQQKQKEKDPETSMVKSVSWEKKEQEPYSPPESEKKPDIVAPANSTRPNKHIFSLDSLPANSQPSRRGRWNRKSKKVHEPFCEKEPALPMEEKTAAPSGRCSECEEKSTASRGRCSDCEEKSVALQGRCGECEEKSPASRGRYAEDDEKSAASQGQYGKGEKSAVPHRQHSETVERWRGQLKKNTEPLKCRFPEDCDRLPRRYSDGDRGLLRCFSESSEEEDDEPVSPRSSSPPVLTKPTLKRKKPILHRKRRVRKRKHHNSSVVTETISETTEVLDEPFEDSDSERPMPQLEPTFEIEEEEEEEEEDEEEESELSSSGYFQHLAQPDTLRHRPSSKRKSRDEEESDDNSGNPPLKPLSMLRNSEAKDSSLEPDTSTPVKKKKGWPKGKSRKPVHWKKRPGRKPGFKMNREEVPLSAQDEIVDEVAANSKPGRKAKISDKEECVEQKDLPLTEERKEEDVNMEAEEVGEGEEEDIASSEVRAVSPVDSNSSPVPEVKEPEIEEEVEEKPRILEEQRQSEEEQQELDEPEHDHEEEEEVAVVTNQNEDHDADDEDDGHPESLKKKELEEQPVKEGVKEEPQVQECFLETSIPSSREDAKEKDEAEADSEEEQASNETSVGSEHVPGSEDDHEEEQSNKEGLIELKEEEEIPHSELDLETVQAVQSLTQEESNEHDVAYQDCEETLAACQTLQSYTQTEEDPQISMVEDCQASEHNSPISSVQSHPSQSVRSVSSPNVPALESSYTQISPEQGSLSAPSMQNMETSPMMDVPSVSDHSQQVVDSGFSDLGSIESTTENYENPSSYDSTMGGSICGNNSSQSSCSYGGLSSSSSLTQNSCVVTQQMANIGSSCSMMQQNSVQPAANCNIKSPQSCVVERPPSNQQPTTQPQQQQPQSQQPQPPPPPQQQPPLSQCSMNNSFTPAPMIMEIPESGSTGNISIYERIPGDFGAGSYSQPSATFSLAKLQQLTNTIMDPHAMPYSHSPAVTSYATSVSLSNTGLAQLAPSHPLAGTPQAQATMTPPPNLASTTMNLTSPLLQCNMSATNIGIPHTQRLQGQMPVKGHISIRSKSAPLPSASAHQQQLYGRSPPAVAMQAGPRTLAVQRGMNMGVNLMPAAPYNVNSMNMNLNAMNSYRMTQPMMNSSYHSNPAYMNQTAQYPMQMQMGMMGSQAYTQQPMQPNPHGNMMYTGPSHHSYMNAAGVPKQSLNGPYMRR